One Littorina saxatilis isolate snail1 unplaced genomic scaffold, US_GU_Lsax_2.0 scaffold_1138, whole genome shotgun sequence genomic window, ttttttcaaactttcacaacttcgaattgtactgatcttgtcttgatgaaaaaaaaattcttttatgattaaagaatgtttgtgtaacaagctgtcaatttattatttagattttaaaagttaggtctagcgcaaaaacgcaccacggtccaaaagcattttgataatcattgattcacggctatcgccagtttacatcgatagaatgagaaccgaagggaagtaactcatgtttgacctgagttcaggatgggtccaaaaagtgttcgagacaatctgcaaaattaattctttaaaaattgctcgctctttacgtagggcacctaggatgttcccgtttggtgagcgttcaaatggaagggtgtttgtactgtgtgtaaaagcctgacagtatctgtgatggtttacgggaggcttactgtccgggcgtgatttccggtatcataacagccgtccagcaccaaaacgaggcgccattgttgtagaagaccaagtccacgaacataaattctttgaaaatttctcacgctcgacagaaagcagccaggatgttcccgttcggtgagcgttcaaatggaagtatgcttgtactgtatgtagacgctcggggagctctgtgatggtttacgggaggcttactgtgcctttaagaggcaaactagcctgtaggacagtaagcattctctctttccctttttaTACCAAATACctgcagcctggctgctttcttgGCAGCGAGGGAATGTTCTTGTTGAATTATTTTCGAAGATACATTCTATATCAATCTGCAAAATAAACTCGTCAAAAATTATTTCTTCAATAATTAATTCATAACCAAAATCAATTCATCCAAAATTAATTCAAACGGGTTTGATTCATCAAAAAGTAAATCATCAAAAATAAATTCATCCAAATGTAATCATCACAATTTAAGTCATTAAAAAGTAAATCGTCAACATTTAATTCAACTATATTTGATTCCACATACAGTAAATCATgaaaaataaattcatcaaCAAGTAAATCATGAAAAATGAATTTGTCTTCACTAGTTTTATTGAAATCTGTGGGGCTTGCTGCGGCTGCGTAGAATAAAACGAGCGGGGGTTAgggcggaagggggggggggggggggggggggggtggagggtgctAATGTGTTTACTGTGAAGACCTAGAAAAAAGTCTAAGGAGGTAAGGATGTTAGCTTTTGTCTCGGAGATCGAAGGTGACATTTACCCAGCCGCCATTTCGCCCGTCCCATGCTTCCATTTCTCGTGGAAAGTTGTTTGTTCCTGGTCTTGGCTGGCttctctctccgtgtctgtctttctctccgtgtcttgtctttgtctgcatgtctctgtaggtctgtctccgtctgtctgcctctgtgtctctgtctctgtaggtctctgtctgtctgtttgtccgtctgccTGTGTTTCAATCTTCCTCTCTCCCCAAgttttccctctttctctctctctttctgtgtgtgggtgtgcaggggcggatcacatcatatttaagggggggggggggggggggggttccaaatttcttttagggacagatcgacgacgcgaagcgttaaGTTGAGGGTACAAAGCAACCAAACCTCccaggggggttcgggggcaacccctcggaaaatgttgattaaaaacaaggaaaatggagcaatctgttACAACCtcagccaacaaattacccaactaccttcAAAACCCGTCATTTGGAAGGCAAATGCCGGCTCCCAGGAAAATTTTGATAAAACAacgaaaatggagcaatctggtgcaatctgagccatcatgtttttctttattttcaggtttttttaaacttttgtttTAGGATTGGGGATTGGGGTGGAGTTTCCGGAACCCTCTGGGTCCgtccctggtgtgtgtgtgtgtgtgtgtgtgtgtgtgtgtgtgtgtgtgtgtgtgtgtgtgtgtgtgtgtgtgtgtgtgtgtgtgtgtgtgtgtgtgtgtgtctctctctctctctctcacactctctctctctctctctctctctctctctctctctctctctctctctctctctcaaagctcTTGTGCGTCGAAACCCCGATTCTGTTCATCGATTTATTTTTCAAGTACTAGCAATCATCCATAACACACGAATCATGTGCGAATGTACGTGCTCACATCTCAACTTTAGCAAATGCTTTTTACCATGAAAATACAGTATTTTGTTGTCCTTGCTTGTTTGTTCTTCGTTCGTTCTCCCCAGAAACTATTCACCACTCATgtgcgcgcaaacacacattaCTGTTTGTTTATATTTTCGGAAGATTTAAATCTCCTCTCGATTTGTTATGGAAGGGATGGCGGTTTTTTCCCTGCAGCCTAATTTCCACACAGCAGTCTTTGTTTAAGCTTCTGGGCAAAATAAGTTGAACGATCGTCTcacttatttcttcttctttttttttcaggtAACAGAGTCACCCTGACACTCCACTAAGAAAACGTTTACGAATTCCAACTCTTAAACCTCACTCACCCACCTAGAACCTTCTAcaaacaccccacccccctcccaccccctcccacccccccaaaaaaaataaaccaagaaaaaaaccagaaaaaaaacaattacaaaagatggCGGTGCGGTTACTGATGGGGGAACGCAAGAAGCAGCGCAACGGCTACCGCCTTCACGACTACAACAACGGCGACGGCGGCGGTTACCATGGTGACGACTACTCGgaggacgacgacgaagacgagGTCTTCCCGGAGGATGTGACGTCAGACGGGCTGGCGGGGCTGTCCAAACCCCTAATGCATCCTCGCCACAGAACGACCAAAGTGAAAAGTCGAACACCAGAGTGCAAGTGTCGCTCCCTATGCAAGCCAGTCCTGTACTTTCTCCTCATGGTAATTCTCCTAGGATCGTTGGTGTCCATTCTCGTTTACGCTCTCAACAAGCACAAAAACTCGGACCAATCAGGGCCCGCGGGACAAAGCGGAAAGCAGACGTCATCGGGTGCTTTGCATAACGATGGTGGTACGAGCGACTTGATTGGCTGTGATACGATAGTAGTGGAGGACGTATGGGTGCAAGATTTTCCCAAGCTTATGACGGAATCGGCCTTCCGGTTGGTAGACGTGAACCAAGATGGCGTCTTGGATGTGATTATGGGGTTTTTGACAGGTAAGATGTCGGTTTAGATTATGTCTGTTAGTCTGGCTGTGGCCGATGTGAGTGAACGGGTTAAGATTGGAGATtgttccaatctcccaggtcaacttatgtgcatacCTGCTTGTGCCTTGTCCCCCTTCTtctgtacacgcaagcacaagagtacttgcgcatggaaaagatgctgtaatctatgtcagagttcgatggcttatatacagaaacacaaaaaacaacatgcATCCCCCCAAatgcggcgtatggctgcctaaatgatgggggtaaaaacggtcatatgtgtaaaaccgtgggagtttcatcccatgaACGAAGACAAAGATGGAGAAGAAGGGAAAGTCTGtatctttaaaaataaaaataaaatgaaaaaaaaataaaagaaggaAAAGAGACCCACTGACTGCAAACGAGTCATATTAgttgagacacacacagagagcatCGCAGAATACAGAAACAAAATCGATCTCGGAGTGGCCAGTTAAGTGGCCTCTGCGCATGCTCTGACATGCATGACGGCCCTCGTGACCTTTTGTTTCTCCCGTTTTCCAGGATGTTATGAATATTCATAAGCAAGGAAAATGGTGCTAACCATGCCAGAAACGATAACTGGCCTCGGAAGACGGAGAGCGCCGTCTCTAGCAGTAAACTGATAGGTagagttaaaaagaagaaatacaaaagaaaaaaaagaaataaaatataCAAGCCACATAAAAGTGTGAAGGCACAAAATAACAGCATAGAACTCATGAAGTTAAGACCACAAAGTTTATGGTGAAACAGCAACATATTAGCTAAGAAATCATGTGTGTGCGTTATCTGGCGTATTCAGGAACATTCGCTTTGCTATAATTTGGACACACTTGCAATGGTAGACTCGGAAATGCTCCGTAGCAATGCTAATTGGTTAAAGGACAACGGTTTTGTTGTGCAAAGCTCTTCTGTGCTTGAGTCGTcgcgattcttcttcttcttcttcttcttcttcttcttcttcttcttcttcttcttcttcttcttcttcttcttcttcttcttcttcttctttttcttcttcttcttcttcttcttcgttcatgggcttagactcccacgttcacacatgtttttagcacgagtgggtttttacgtgtatgaccgtttttacccggccattcaggcagcatacgccgatttcgggggaggcatgctgggtattttcgtgtttctataacccaccgaactctgacatggattacaggatcttttccgtgcgcactcggtcttgtgcttgcatgtacacacgaagggggttaagtcactagcaggtctgcacataagttgacctgggagatcggaaaaatctccactcttaacccaccaggcggcagcgaccgggattcgaactcacgacctcccgattgggaagccgacgtcttaccaccacgccactgcgcccgtcgtcgCGATTCAATTCATCGTCATATTTTGTAGTGCTGGCGTTGAACCATAAACCGAAGGAATAGACGTTTGcccgaaataactctgtcgggatttgcaagcgttgtggaagagttgcgccccag contains:
- the LOC138957461 gene encoding uncharacterized protein, whose amino-acid sequence is MAVRLLMGERKKQRNGYRLHDYNNGDGGGYHGDDYSEDDDEDEVFPEDVTSDGLAGLSKPLMHPRHRTTKVKSRTPECKCRSLCKPVLYFLLMVILLGSLVSILVYALNKHKNSDQSGPAGQSGKQTSSGALHNDGGTSDLIGCDTIVVEDVWVQDFPKLMTESAFRLVDVNQDGVLDVIMGFLTGTEGFNIPQVVCDMYFNGTHPCSGGLMALEGLTGRELWRHYSRHELFGVNCNVDIDQDGVLDCLGGGRAAVCVLFT